In the genome of Streptomyces collinus, one region contains:
- the pspAB gene encoding PspA-associated protein PspAB: MGLLDILLGRTKPVGADLDRLFALPSAAVTLEAAAGFTPTGQGAVCFATVEGAAFEQSHREVQALLDADSDRDGPPVELRQDDYGYSWLVSRRSPDQLSVLVNDLHAVNSQMEVNGFGPQLLCSLAGFEDRSGRRLALVYLYKRGTFYPFAPLPDGTERRDNPLELQVRAALSDDLRLEPDLGRWFPVWGAPGL; encoded by the coding sequence ATGGGACTGCTGGACATCCTGCTCGGCCGGACGAAACCGGTCGGGGCGGATCTCGACCGGCTTTTCGCGCTGCCCTCGGCGGCCGTGACGCTGGAGGCCGCCGCCGGCTTCACGCCGACCGGGCAGGGCGCGGTGTGCTTCGCCACCGTCGAGGGCGCGGCCTTCGAGCAGTCCCACCGCGAGGTGCAGGCCCTGCTGGACGCCGACAGCGACCGCGACGGCCCGCCGGTGGAGCTGCGGCAGGACGACTACGGCTACTCGTGGCTGGTCTCGCGCCGCTCCCCCGACCAGCTCTCCGTGCTCGTGAACGACCTGCACGCCGTGAACAGCCAGATGGAGGTCAACGGGTTCGGTCCCCAACTGCTGTGCTCCCTGGCCGGGTTCGAGGACCGCTCCGGCCGGCGGCTCGCGCTGGTCTACCTCTACAAACGCGGCACGTTCTACCCCTTCGCGCCCCTGCCGGACGGCACGGAGCGGCGCGACAACCCGCTCGAACTCCAGGTGCGGGCCGCCCTCTCCGACGATCTGCGCCTGGAGCCGGACCTGGGCCGCTGGTTCCCGGTGTGGGGGGCGCCAGGGCTGTGA